The sequence AAACTAATACCTGatgatatgacacattctaatacagcgaatctggacatactccctccgttaaaaaaaagtcagcctaggaggggatgtgactcctcctagtacaacgaatctggacattcctttgtccagattcgttgttgTGACACCTCTTAGGTTGGCTTTTTTAGGAacataaggagtatatatagagtatatatatgtccagattcattgtattaggctatgtcacatctaatcctaattatttttttttggcagagggagtagtaattagaGGGACTCTTATGGAAAACTACCACTCCTTTCCTTTGATCCTTTTCCATCTACAAGAGGACCAAAACTGCAAAAAAAACCACACGAGCAGAGCAGGAAGCAACTTGAAAACTGCAAGCTTTCCTCTTCCTTATTCTTTCTCAACAAACCCGAACCAGTTGCAGCTGGCAGGCAGCTGCGCGTATTTCTGTGTCTTTACcaactcttctttttctcctcatTGTTTTCCTCGCGTGGTCTCCCGATTCGTGCGCCGTGTGCATCGCCATTCGTAGTCGCTGTCACGATCGAGGAGGGGaggatcaccaccaccaccacctccagctCCAAAtccacctcccccccccccccccaccaccaccagcaccacgCGGTCGCCGCGCCGAGCTGTCCTCCCCCACGCCGAGATTTGATTCttccttcttcttgttcttgcgCCGCCGCGGATACTTGTACCAGCTGACACTACCGGGGGTGGCTGTGCTCTTTGGATTGTTGGATCGGTTGGTTGGGAAAGGTTAGGCGCCCTCCTTTCGCTTGGGTACGCGTCTCTCTGTTTTTCGGTTCTTGGTTTGTTTGGTTCGAGAGGCTTGTAGTCTCGCGGATTTGTTTTTCGTTGCAGAGATTATTAGGAGTTAATCTGTTCTTCTTGGGAGGTGGGTTCAGTGATTGAGGATTTGATCcaactgtgaaaaaaaaatcttcgccCTTTTGGATCTGGGAGCGGTGCAAAGCTACTGGAGCGCCTCACATGTCACTCGCGCTCGATTTTAGCAGTTTCATGGGTTATGTTCTTGGATTCAGTAGATTTCTGATGCAGATAGTAATTTTTACCGAACAAGTAATCGGTGAATTTacagttttttctttctttctttattacGAGAGGACGAAGCTCTAGTTCACTGTAGCTTGTTTATTATCGCTTCCTCCTCGTGTAAAGGATCAATTTTTACGATAACGATCGTGAGTGGTTTAGctcctactctctctctctcttgccgcTGGGTGCCTTGCTGGTCCCGTTGCTTTCAGATGCTGCTTTATTTGTCTCCTTTTGCCCAATTTGCGTGTACCCTTGTGCCCTTATCTCCTCTTTGTTTCCATTGTCACCAAAGGGGGACTAGCCATCTACCTTGTTCCTCAGTTCATGCGAATTTCATGCGGTCCTGGGCTGTGACTGGGAGTAGATTAAGGTCAATATGCTGTCAAaggcatttcttttcttttccttttcgttGCTTGTTTTCCCCTTCTGATGTGGTGTGTTGAGTTTATTGTTTGGTTTGCTGGTAGATCCAGTATTTggatcatttttccttttttttttctttcattgctTCTGCGGAGGGATGAGTTTGTGCATGAATCTTTTGTTGGTTGGATTCGCTTAGTTTTCACACTAGTCCTTTGATTCAGCGCAAATCTTTGTTAATTGGCTCGCTTAATTCTGACATAAAGTGTTCCTTCTTGGGTTCTGCTTGCAGGGTTGATCTCGTTTGCGGAGTAACAAATTTGCAGGCCTACAACTGCTAGGGAGAATTTGACTAAAAATGGGGTCGTGTTGCAGCAGAGCTACGTCTCCAGATTCTGGTCGAGGAGGAGCAAACGGTTATGGCTATTCTCACCAGACAAAACCTGCTCAGACAACTCCTAGCTATAACCatcctcagccgccgccgccagctgaGGTGAGGTACACACCATCAGCAATGAACCCTCCGGTAGTCCCACCTGTGGTTGCCCCACCGAAGCCCACCCCGGACACAATTCTTGGAAAGCCGTATGACGATGTGCGCTCGGTTTACTCCCTTGGAAAGGAACTCGGAAGGGGACAGTTTGGGGTGACATACCTGTGCACGGAGATCGCTAGTGGTAAGCAGTATGCTTGCAAATCCATCTCTAAGCGCAAGCTTGTGAGCAAGGCCGACAAGGAGGACATTCGCCGGGAGATTCAGATCATGCAGCACCTATCTGGACAACAAAACATTGTCGAGTTCCGGGGAGCATATGAGGACAAGAGCAATGTCCATGTTGTCATGGAGCTCTGCGCTGGTGGGGAGCTGTTTGATCGGATCATTGCCAAGGGGCACTACTCAGAGCGTGCGGCTGCTACCATCTGCAGGGCAGTGGTGAATGTTGTCAACATTTGCCATTTTATGGGAGTGATGCATCGTGATTTGAAACCGGAGAACTTCTTACTTGCAACCAAAGAAGAGAATGCAATGCTCAAAGCCACTGATTTTGGGCTCTCAGTTTTCATTGAAGAAGGTAACTTGAATAATTTAAGATGCATATGCTTGAGAATTACACCTTCTGCTGTACAGGCTATATTGCTAGGGCTAGAATTTCATAAATGGCCATATTTCTAGTTTGAAAAGtttttcattttgtttattCTGAATTATGGAGAATTTGCCTATCACAGTATGTTATGGGCCACCGTTTTGTGACTTGAATCATATCGTAATTCTAAGTTGTCTCATAAACCTACTTAGGATTCACAGAGACAGCTAAAGTTGCTGTTTTTGGGTTGGTCGTTACAAATCTATATTTATCCTTGTATCCTTCAACCTAATATCTGCATCTTTGTATGATATGAGACATCTGTTTCTATAAATGTCATGGTTCCACAAAATTTATCGGTAAAATGAAATTATTAGCACCATGTAATTATTACTGCCATAGTGCCATTCCAAGGTATTCATTCTTTAAAGGCATGGAGGATGATGTAGCAAGCACCATCTGTTGTATTAACTCATATGAGAAAGTCCTCCCTGGCCACTGAGGTTAAGACTGCTTGACCATTGATTGTTATCGACTCCAAGTAGTGGAAAGATGCAAATGGGATGTAAATGATAGCAAACTAGTTGTCACTGGCTGTTACTTTTGGGGAGGTGTATAACTATTGTACACATTGACAAATATATTAGAGCTTTTATGCTACCTGAAAACTAAGTTGAACAAATTTAAAGTATTATATTTTGGTGGTGGGGTTGCAGATGCTGATAGCTGGTGCTGGGTAGTTGCAAATAACACCTAATGTGCTTTAAGCTTCCTGCTTTTCAAATGTGGGGAAAGCATGGAAACTTTTCCACATGACTAGTTACCAAATAATGATGTTCTTTTGGTAGTGGTATGGCATGGTATGGTGGTAGTGATGAGGATGTGATGGAGGCAGAGATAGTTCCTAACTTCCtgtcttctcttctttccttgTACATTTTCATCACTGCCGGTCTGCATGTCCGACCCTGAATACAAAATACTGCCATGATTTATTTTACAGCTTTGcgttacatgattttttttttgtcaaagatAGCATGTAATCTCTATTTTTTTGGCATACTCTCTTCTATATTTGGTGTGTGGGGAATGTGTAGTAAGCCCTAACCACCTTCCATTCTCTGTAATCCTTCCCAGTTATCATCTAGGGTTTATTTAATTGATATTGGCCCGCTGTGATTGTGTGTGAGCTGAGCCATTTTCCCTCTCTCTTTACATTCACATTTTTTATCTTGACAGTTTATCATGTTCTTTTTAAAATGCAAGCACCAGCCTTCATCAATTTGTATTTTGTCTGATTCATTAACCAAATAGAATTCGATGTGACAAactatgtatattttttatgatcAATATTATAATATCCCAAGTTTCCAACATTTCTATCATTATTACTATCTAAACCATAATTGTTGCATAACCATATATCCTGTTGTTCATGTATATTGACTTCCTTCAAATATCAGGAAAAATGTATAGAGACATTGTTGGAAGTGCTTATTATGTTGCTCCTGAAGTCCTTCGGCGGAATTATGGTAAAGAGATTGATGTATGGAGTGCAGGCGTTATTTTGTACATTCTTCTCAGTGGTGTTCCTCCATTTTGGGCTGGTACATTTGCTTATACCATCCAT is a genomic window of Oryza glaberrima chromosome 7, OglaRS2, whole genome shotgun sequence containing:
- the LOC127780037 gene encoding calcium-dependent protein kinase 19, producing the protein MGSCCSRATSPDSGRGGANGYGYSHQTKPAQTTPSYNHPQPPPPAEVRYTPSAMNPPVVPPVVAPPKPTPDTILGKPYDDVRSVYSLGKELGRGQFGVTYLCTEIASGKQYACKSISKRKLVSKADKEDIRREIQIMQHLSGQQNIVEFRGAYEDKSNVHVVMELCAGGELFDRIIAKGHYSERAAATICRAVVNVVNICHFMGVMHRDLKPENFLLATKEENAMLKATDFGLSVFIEEGKMYRDIVGSAYYVAPEVLRRNYGKEIDVWSAGVILYILLSGVPPFWAETEKGIFDAILQGEIDFESQPWPSISESAKDLVRKMLTQDPKKRITSAQVLQHPWLRDGEASDKPIDSAVLSRMKQFRAMNKLKKMALKVIASNLNEEEIKGLKQMFTNMDTDNSGTITYEELKAGLAKLGSKLSEAEVKQLMEAADVDGNGSIDYVEFITATMHRHKLERDEHLFKAFQYFDKDNSGFITRDELESALIEHEMGDTSTIKDIISEVDTDNDGRINYEEFCAMMRGGGMQQPMRLK